The window CGCTCGCCAAGCCCCCTCGCTCCAGACCCGCCTCCAGGCGGTCGCTTCCCTGGTCGCTTCATCGGATACCGCACGAAGGTGGACTCGCGCTCGGCGCCCATGCTAAGGGCGCGCCCGCCATGGTGAACGTGTCCATCGCCCGCCGCTACGCCCGCGCCCTCCTCGACGTCTCCTCGGAGGGTGGCCGCGTCGACGCCATCGCCGAGCAGCTGTCCTCCATCGCGGACGTCTTCGCGAAGAACGCCGAGCTGGCGGACGTGCTCGAGAACCCCGCCTACACCCGGGGCCAGCGCGCCCACGTGGTGGAGGGGGTCATGAAGCTCGTCCCCGGCCTGGAGCCCGCGCTGGCCAACACCCTGCGCCTGCTGGTGGACCGCAACCGCCAGGGCTACATCGGCGACATCGCCCGCGTCTTCCGCGACATGGCGGACGCCCGCGCCGGCCGCGTGCGCGGCAACGTCACCACCGCCGCCCCGCTGTCCGCGGACGTGCTCGCCCAGCTGCGCGACACCCTCCAGAAGCTCACCCAGCGCAACGTCGTCCTCCAGACGCACGTCGACCCCAGCCTGCTCGGTGGCGTGTCCGCCCAGGTGGGCAGCATCCTGTACGACGGCAGCCTGCGCACCCAGCTCGAGGAGCTGCGCCGCGAGCTGAAGCAGCACTAGCCGTCTCGGGACTCCTCCCGTAGTCCGGGGCAAACCGGTATTCCCTGCTGCCCTGGCGCGGCGGTATAGTCGACGGGTCTCGCGCGGGCCTCCGCTCCGCGCCCATCCAGCGACCCGAGCATGCCGCAGTCCCCGTTCCTCCGCCTCCCTGGCGTCGCGCCCTCCGCGACGGCGCCCGAGGAGGCGTGGCCATTCCTGGGCGCCCTCCTCAACGCGTCGGGGTATGGCATCGCGCTGCTGGACCGGGAGCTGCGGTCGGTCTGGGTGAATGGCGCGCTGGCGGCGCTGTCCGGCCGGGAGCCCCGCTTCCACCTGGGCCGGCCCTTCGTGGAGACGTGGCCGCAGGTGGCCGGGACGCTGGGGCCGCTGATGTCGCGGGCGCTGTCGGGCGAGGACGTGGGCGAGACGCCCGTGTCCGCGGAGGCGGTGCCGGGGCCGGGCGAGCAGCACCTGCGCGTGGGGCTGGTGCCGGCGCACCAGGCCGGGGTGCTCGCGGGGCTGGTGCTGTGGGTGCGCGACGAGACGGAGCGCGTGCGGGAGGAGCGGCGCCTGCGCGAGCGCGAGACGCACATGCGCAGCCTCGCGGACGTGGCGTGCGACGGGCACTTCCTGCACGACAACGGCATCGTGCTGGACGCCAACCGGGGCCTCGCGAGCATGCTGGGGCACGCCTCGCCGCAGGAGTTGATCGGCCACCACCTCATCGAGTGGGTGGCGCCGGAGTTCCGCCCCGCCGTCATGTCCGCGGTGGAGCGCGGCGTGGAGACGCCCTACGAGGTCATCTGCCTGCGCCGCGACGGCCAGCGCATCCCGCTGGAGGTGCTGGCGCGCTACGTGCCGTACGACGGCCGCCGGGTGCGGCTGGCGGCGCTCTGGGACATCCGCGGGCGCAAGGCGGCGGAGGAGCGCGCCGAGCGCACCGAGCGGTTCCGGGAGCAGCTGCTGGGCGTGGTGGACAACGACCTGCGCTCGCCTTTGCAGACCATCCAGCTGGGCACCGGCGCGCTGCAGCGGCTGGGCGGCATGGCGGAGCCCCACGAGCGGCTGGTGGGGCACATGGCGCACGCGGCCCGGCGCATGGAGCGGATGATCCACGAGCTGCTGGACTTCACCCGGGCCCGGCTCTCCGGCGGGCTGCCCGTGCGGGCGGAGCCGGCGCTGCTGGACGAGCTGGTCCAGCGCGTGGTGGAGGAGCGACGCCAGGCCCACCCCGGCCGCCCCTTCCAGGTGGACAGCCGGGGCGACGTGCGGGGTTTGTGGGACGCCGCGCGGCTGGCGCAGCTGGCGGACGCCCTGCTGGGCACCGTGCTCCAGCACACCCCGGAGGAGGCCCCCGTCGTCGTGCGGCTGAGCGGCGCGGTGGGGGGCGTCAGCCTGTCGGTCCACAGCGACGCGCTCGTCGTGCCCGTGGAGGAGCACGCCAGCCTCTTCGAGCCCTTCCGCCGGGGCCGTCCCGCCAGCTCCGAGGGCCTGGGCCTGGGCCTGTTCCTCGCCCGTCAGGTGGCCCAGGCCCATGGTGGGAAGCTCGCCGTGGAATCCTCCCAGGGCGCGACCCGCTTCGTCGTCTGGCTGCCCCGCGAGGCGACGGGCGCCTTCCGCTAGGGGCACACCCCCCTCCCCGAGGGGGTCCGAGCGACCCGACTTACCGGGCTGATAATCCCCCGCGAGCCCCGGATGTCGAGCGCATTGCAGCGGGTGGGGGTGCGTGGTAAGGGGCCCCGACTTCTAAGCTTTGGCGGACCCGAACCGACCCGGCCCGCCCCCTGTTCGAGGACGCAAAACGCCCATGGAAATCCGCGCCGACGAGATCAGCAGAATCATCCGGGAGCAGATCAAGGACTACGGCAAGAAGGTCACCGTCGCGGAGACGGGCACCGTGCTGTCCGTCGGCGACGGTATCGCGCGCATCTACGGCCTGGAGGGAGTGCAGGCCGGTGAGCTGGTGGAGTTCACCAACGGCGTGAAGGGCCTGGTGCTCAACCTCGAGGAGGACAACGTCGGCGTCGCCATCATGGGCGACTTCCAGTCCATCCGCGAGGGCGACACCGTCAAGCGCACCCAGCAGATCGCCTCCGTGCCGGTGGGCAAGGGCCTGCTGGGCCGCGTGGTGGACCCGCTCGGCCAGCCGCTGGACGGCAAGGGCCCCATCCAGGCGACGGAGACGCGCCGCCTGGAGGTGAAGGCGCCCGGCATCGTGAAGCGCAAGAGCGTGCACGAGCCGCTGCAGACGGGCATCAAGGCGCTGGACGCGCTGGTGCCGGTGGGTCGTGGTCAGCGCGAGCTCATCATCGGTGACCGCCAGACGGGCAAGACGGCCGTCGCCATCGACACCATCATCAACCAGAAGGGCCTGAGCGTTTACTGCATCTACGTCGCCATCGGCCAGAAGCAGTCGACGGTGGCGCAGGTCGTGGAGAAGCTCAACCGCTACGGCGCCATGGAGTACACCACGGTGGTCGCGGCGAACGCCTCCGACCCGGCGCCGATGCAGTTCTTCGCGCCGTACGCCGGCGTGGCCATGGGCGAGTACTTCCGCGACAACAAGATGCACGCCCTCATCATCTACGACGACCTCTCCAAGCAGGCCGTCGCGTACCGCCAGCTGTCGCTGCTGCTGCGCCGTCCGCCGGGCCGCGAGGCGTACCCCGGTGACGTGTTCTACGTGCACAGCCGCCTGCTGGAGCGCGCCGCCAAGCTGTCGGACGAGGAGGGCGCGGGCTCGCTCACCGCGCTGCCCATCATCGAGACGCAGGCCGGCGACGTGTCCGCCTACATCCCGACGAACGTCATCTCCATCACCGACGGGCAGATCTTCCTCGAGACGGACCTGTTCTTCTCCGGCGTCCGCCCGGCCATCAACGTCGGTCTCTCCGTGTCCCGCGTCGGCTCCGCCGCGCAGATCAAGGCCATGAAGCAGGTGGCCGGCACGATGAAGCTCGACCTGGCCCAGTACCGCGAGCTCGCCGCCTTCGCCCAGTTCGGCTCCGACCTCGACAAGGCCACCCAGGAGACCCTGGCCCGCGGCGCCCGCATGGTGGAGCTGCTCAAGCAGGGCCAGTACGAGCCGCTGCCCGTCGAGCAGCAGGTCATGCAGATCTACGCCGCCACCAACCGCGACGACGCCAAGAAGCGCGGCTGGATTCGCGACATCCCCGTCTCCGACGTGGTGCGCTGGATGCGTGAGTTCCTGGAGTTCGCCAACGCGAAGCACCCCAGCATCGCGAAGGACATCGCCACCAAGCGCGAGCTCACCAACGACATCAAGGCCGCGCTGAACAAGGCCATCGGCGAGTTCAACGAGGTCTTCCAGCCCACGCCGGGCGCGAAGGTCTAGTCGCTCCGGCAGGCCCCCGAGGCCCGCCGCACCGAGCCCCGCGCTCCCCTCACCGGGAGGCGGGGCTTCGTGTTTTCGCGGCGGGTCAGGTCAGGCGCGGCAGCAGCGCGCGCAGGCTGCGGTCCACGCCACCGCGTGACCCCAGCAACTCGATGGCCTTCAGCTCGTACGGCAGCACGTTGGCGCGGGCCACCAGCTGCACGTGGGCGCCCAGCGCCGCGGGCATCGCCAGGTCCAGCTCGAAGATGTCGCCGGCCACCAGCGTCTGGTCGGGCCGGGTGCCGGTGGTGTCCCAGATGCGCTTGAGCGCCTCGAAGTAGCGGCCCCGGCGCAGGTAGATGGGCCGGCGCAGCACGCCGTCCAGCGTCTGCGTCTCCGGCACCGCGTCGAAGCGCGCGTCCTTCACGTCCGGCGGGTCGAGCAGGAACTTGCGCGCGTCGCCGGACACCTTCAGCCGCTCGCGCCCCTTGGGCGCCAGCGTGTCGAGCTTCTTCTCCACCAGGTCGGTGTGCGCGTTGGTGACGACCGTCACCGGCAGGCCCGTGGCCAGCAGCGCCTCCAGCACCTCCTTCGCCTCCGGCTTGAAGGCCGTGGCGGAGTGGACGTAGGCCTCACGGTACAGCCGCTGCACCACCTCCGAGCGCGCGGCCTCGTCCGGCAGCAGGCCCAGCCGCTGGATGATGCGGTGGGCGGCCGTCGTCGCCGTCAGGTACGGGTCCGCCGTGGCCGGCGCCACCACCTTGCCCCCCAGGTTCCACCCCAG of the Myxococcus stipitatus genome contains:
- the atpH gene encoding ATP synthase F1 subunit delta; translated protein: MVNVSIARRYARALLDVSSEGGRVDAIAEQLSSIADVFAKNAELADVLENPAYTRGQRAHVVEGVMKLVPGLEPALANTLRLLVDRNRQGYIGDIARVFRDMADARAGRVRGNVTTAAPLSADVLAQLRDTLQKLTQRNVVLQTHVDPSLLGGVSAQVGSILYDGSLRTQLEELRRELKQH
- a CDS encoding PAS domain-containing protein; this encodes MPQSPFLRLPGVAPSATAPEEAWPFLGALLNASGYGIALLDRELRSVWVNGALAALSGREPRFHLGRPFVETWPQVAGTLGPLMSRALSGEDVGETPVSAEAVPGPGEQHLRVGLVPAHQAGVLAGLVLWVRDETERVREERRLRERETHMRSLADVACDGHFLHDNGIVLDANRGLASMLGHASPQELIGHHLIEWVAPEFRPAVMSAVERGVETPYEVICLRRDGQRIPLEVLARYVPYDGRRVRLAALWDIRGRKAAEERAERTERFREQLLGVVDNDLRSPLQTIQLGTGALQRLGGMAEPHERLVGHMAHAARRMERMIHELLDFTRARLSGGLPVRAEPALLDELVQRVVEERRQAHPGRPFQVDSRGDVRGLWDAARLAQLADALLGTVLQHTPEEAPVVVRLSGAVGGVSLSVHSDALVVPVEEHASLFEPFRRGRPASSEGLGLGLFLARQVAQAHGGKLAVESSQGATRFVVWLPREATGAFR
- the atpA gene encoding F0F1 ATP synthase subunit alpha, coding for MEIRADEISRIIREQIKDYGKKVTVAETGTVLSVGDGIARIYGLEGVQAGELVEFTNGVKGLVLNLEEDNVGVAIMGDFQSIREGDTVKRTQQIASVPVGKGLLGRVVDPLGQPLDGKGPIQATETRRLEVKAPGIVKRKSVHEPLQTGIKALDALVPVGRGQRELIIGDRQTGKTAVAIDTIINQKGLSVYCIYVAIGQKQSTVAQVVEKLNRYGAMEYTTVVAANASDPAPMQFFAPYAGVAMGEYFRDNKMHALIIYDDLSKQAVAYRQLSLLLRRPPGREAYPGDVFYVHSRLLERAAKLSDEEGAGSLTALPIIETQAGDVSAYIPTNVISITDGQIFLETDLFFSGVRPAINVGLSVSRVGSAAQIKAMKQVAGTMKLDLAQYRELAAFAQFGSDLDKATQETLARGARMVELLKQGQYEPLPVEQQVMQIYAATNRDDAKKRGWIRDIPVSDVVRWMREFLEFANAKHPSIAKDIATKRELTNDIKAALNKAIGEFNEVFQPTPGAKV
- a CDS encoding HAD family hydrolase is translated as MAIACVVLDFDGTFTDVAAESAPFSSHFRDGLAQALGQEVEQIWEEEVAALHAGADLLGWNLGGKVVAPATADPYLTATTAAHRIIQRLGLLPDEAARSEVVQRLYREAYVHSATAFKPEAKEVLEALLATGLPVTVVTNAHTDLVEKKLDTLAPKGRERLKVSGDARKFLLDPPDVKDARFDAVPETQTLDGVLRRPIYLRRGRYFEALKRIWDTTGTRPDQTLVAGDIFELDLAMPAALGAHVQLVARANVLPYELKAIELLGSRGGVDRSLRALLPRLT